The Bacteroidota bacterium DNA segment TCAAAATATACCTCAGATGCAAAGTTATACCCTACAAACAGAGATATTATTGAAGGAAAAGAAGCTATTGAAGCTTTTTGGAATGAGGGTATTAATATGGGAATAAAAAAAGCAGAATTAAATACCATATCTGCAAAAAGCTATGGAAGTTTTGCCATTGAAGAAGGAAGATATAAACTATTTGCCGAAGGTGATCAAATGATAGACCAGGGTAAATACATCGTTACCTGGAAAAAAGAAAACGGACAATGGAAATTGTATCAGGATATCTTTAACACAAGTAATCCTATACCACCTGCACCACCGGCACCTCCTGTAAGAGCCGCACTAAACGACACTGTTTGGGTAGTATGGAATCATATCAAAGCGGATAAGGTAGAACAGTTTGAAAATTATAATTTTAATATTTTAGAGCCTGCTACATCCGAATATTATCCAAAAATGAGAAATACAGTAAGATTCACCAGACCCGTTGAAGCGAACAAGGATGGAACATTTACTTATTTCTACATTATAGATCCGGCTACAAGCCCTGACGGCTATGATATGATGCTTCCCCTTACAGCTAAATACGGAGAAGAAAAAGCTATAGAATACCTGAAAATGTTTAAAGATTGTTTAGTTGACGGCAAACAGGAATGGGTAATTACAACCCAAACTAAATGGTAGTTATACATTTTAGACTTAAAACTTCTTAAATCAAAAATCGTTAATCCTTGTTCTTAAATCCAATATTGAACAAGGATTAACGAAATCGAAGATTCAACGGAGTTAATTTCGATTTTTGATTTGAAAATAATCCGCATCTTAA contains these protein-coding regions:
- a CDS encoding DUF4440 domain-containing protein; the encoded protein is MKTKNTIIRSLTLLVFIIFTLNSCGTKAPVATDVSAEIIEANKGFLEAFNTGNAKAVASKYTSDAKLYPTNRDIIEGKEAIEAFWNEGINMGIKKAELNTISAKSYGSFAIEEGRYKLFAEGDQMIDQGKYIVTWKKENGQWKLYQDIFNTSNPIPPAPPAPPVRAALNDTVWVVWNHIKADKVEQFENYNFNILEPATSEYYPKMRNTVRFTRPVEANKDGTFTYFYIIDPATSPDGYDMMLPLTAKYGEEKAIEYLKMFKDCLVDGKQEWVITTQTKW